The Brienomyrus brachyistius isolate T26 chromosome 9, BBRACH_0.4, whole genome shotgun sequence genome contains the following window.
TCATCCAGCTTTTATTTGTTATTGTCTCTTAAGGTTTTGCCCTGGGAGCCACCATACAGTCCAAAACTAAGGGCATCTGGATGTGGTGTGTACCTCACCCCGTTAAAAAGGACCAAACTCTGGTGCTCCTGGACACCGAGGGGCTGGGCGATGTGGAGAAGGTGATCAGAAGGGCTGCTTGTTTATTTTACACTGCATTTCAGTTTGAACATGGTATCCAGTTTATTTAGCCATTTTGCATTAAAATTGGATGGTGACTtcctaataataattttttaggGCACAGACTTTTTTCACAGTTATGCTCTTCCTTCACTCTTAACCCCCCAGTCGCCTGAGTCAAAATTGTCATGGTgtggcatggtgcaggcaggaaaATGAAGGTGATGTTCCACTTACAGCTCTGAGGCAACAACGGTTTATTGAATACCATTAAAAACACACTTGGGAAATATACCCAAACAAAAGGACAATGAGGGGACAGAAAAAAGGAATTATGgaaaaaatattaaacaaagTAAGAAGCAAACAGTGGGAACAGGACTGGGCAAACTAGCAGAGTAACAACCACACTGTAACACAGGCACAGTAACATGTACAGTGACAGATTAGAGAACAGAGCAGAAGCATAGGGCACGTGAGGAATGTAAGGCAATTAACCAATTACTGAGGGCGCaggacaataagcaacaaacgGAAAAGGCAGTGGCACTGGGAAATGAGATTgagcaaattaacacagatgagcACAGAACCAAAAGACTAAACAAGATATCAAACTAGGAGACATTAATCTGACACTAGAGATACAATATTAGCTATCTACAAAtatgtgttttttaaatttgtgttGTGTAAAATCGTATCCACAAAAATGCGGAGTGATTACTGGAAGAaggctaaaataaaatgaaatttacTTACGAAATGCATTTTGTAGACAAAAGAATGTATTTTCTTGACAAtctatttttttcttcaaataatCAGATACACTCAGCCTTCTGTCCACGAAACACAAGGTGCTGATATCAAAATTGTTTTTAATAGTTTATTaattgacaataaaaaaaatgtttgtaacACTGAGTTTAAATTGTTAGCCAGGCTGTAACTATGGCATAGCATAATTTAATATTGAATTGGGGATGTTTTACAGGGAGACCAGAAGAATGATGCCTGGATCTTTGCTCTCTCCATTCTTTTGAGCAGCACTCTGGTCTACAACAGCAGAGGTACCATAGACAACCAAGCAGTGGAAAACCTACAGTATCCTTTTTTTCTATAATTGAAACTTAAAGATATTTATTTAGTTATggaagccatgtttataattggGATCAGACATCAGGTACATTTCCCTAATAAGCTGCAGATACATTTGGGTCTGGCTTTGAGAAAAGGCAGCTGCTGGTTTGttatgatgtatttaataaagacaGGTAGTTCAACACTGAGTTTTTTGGAAACAATATTCATCATTAGGCCCTTTAGGGGTATAAGTTAGTGGCAGTTAAAGAGACTCGATTTCCCAGACACGCAGGGCAACATTCCTTAACATGTATAGATATGTCACAGAGCTGACAGAGCGGATCAAGGTGAAATCGCCTGCCAGTACTTCATCTgctgaggatgatgatgatgaggcaGATGCCCAGTTTGTGCAGTTCTTCCCCAGTTTTGTATGGGCTGTGCGGGATTTCACTTTGTTGCTGGAAATTGATGGGAAGAAAGTAAATGATGCAGAGTATCTGGAACATGCGCTTGCCCTTAAGAAAGGTAAGAGATCAAACATCAAGATTAACATAGTTGAATCACGTCACTTTTGAGACATTACTGTGCGTATATGTCTAGAGTTAGGTGGAACACAACACAAAATGAATGGTGACTGGTGTGGAGATTACAGATTTAGATTACAGCTGAGAAATGAGGTAATTGGTATGTGAGGCCCCTTGAGGGATAATTCATACTTACTGTAGTCTCATTTAATTGTCCTCCGGATACATCTGTTGTGTTGTGAATGAATTTGCACATGTTTTCAGATTTGTGACTGTTTTCTGAATTTGCAGAGCATTGACACTTGTCAGTGTTAATGCAGTcatgaaatcaaagtgaaatgcggaCAATATGACTGTAATCTAAAATGACAAATACATAAGGGGGgcgatggtggcacaggaggtagtgctaccATTGTAGGTTCGAGCCCCAGCTCTTCCTGACCTTAttgaagtgtccttgagcaagacactgaactccAAATTGCTCCCAGaattggcgccttgcatggcagcctccgccatcgGTGTGTGAAGCGGTGAATGCTTTATAGTTTTTGCCTTATAATCTATGGGAAACAATCTATGGCACGCTTTGTGTCACGCCACAACACTAGAGGGCGCCAATTGCTTTTGATGCAGCAGACCCACATatggaacaaaaataaatatatgcatATCTACAATTTCTACTCATGAATTGCAGTTTATCTGtacatctttaaaaaaaattaacatgaTATCATATAATGTCGTATAAATGTGTATTTTGCGATCAGTGAGTCTTCCTTCAAAAGCATTCATGATAGCAAAACCTTTTTCGTTCTAGTTTTTTTCTTAGGGAACAGTGCAGGGTTCTAGTGATGTAAGAGACCATATGTTTTGTGTTgccaatcatggacagtggaTGGGATCAGAACAAACAAAAGAGTTTGCCTCATGGCCCTACACTAGTGATGCGCCTAAACAGTGATCACCACTCAGACAACACCATATTGCTAAAATTACATCAATTCTGTCAATTTTGTTTAGAGTACATGGCCGCTATTATGGTATACACGTCATGCTAGACTGACACCTGTGTGCTACAGTACAGAGATTTTAAGTGTGTCTTGTTACGTGTTTCTATGCATAGGAAGGGACAGGAAGACAGTTGACTATAACCTCCCCCGAGAGTGCATTCGGAATTACTTCCCAACAAGGAGATGCTTTGTGTTTGAAACCCCAGCCGCTCCGGATAAAATGGCCCACCTTGAGTCCATTGAAGAAAGTCAGCTTAGTCCATCATTTAAGGCTGTTTCTCTTATGTTCTGCAAGTACATCTACCAGGAAAGTCCAGTAAAAAGAGTGAAAGGTGGACTTCCAGTCACAGGAAGGAGTGAGTACGATCTCAGTCAACACTCATAATAACTATAGCTTTGTGTTGTATTTCCTGTTTTAAAATATTACTTTACATGTAAAGAGATTGTGTTCATGTCTAAATTGGACCTCATGCAGTCGTTTGGAAGGCAAAAGCCTTTAGAATAAATCCACTCCCACTGGATATTACATAGTAACTATGGATTTTGAATAATCATGATTTACATACTCGCTGATTGGTTTTAGTGCTTGGCCACTTGGCAAAGACCTACGTGGAGACCATTGCTAGCGGTGGTGTTCCCTGTCTGGAGAATGCTGTGGTTGCCCTGACCCAGATTGAAAATGAGGCAGCTGTGCAGGAAGGATTGCAGGTGTACAGAAATGGCATGAAGGAGGTCACCTTCCCAGTAGGCATGGAGGAGATATCCAAGCAGCACCGACACTGGGATTCCCAGGCCATCAAAGCATTCTCAAACCGATCCTTTAAAGATGAGAAGGGTGAATACATGAAAAAACTACTGGTAGGTTTCCGTCCCAGCCAGCTTATAATGATACTGACTTAAGGTTGCTGAAAGAATGTAAACCACAACAGAATCTGCTGTGTTCATAGGAAGCCATCAATGAAGTTTATGCTGCGCTTCTTGCTGAAAACGAGGAAGCCTCAGAAGAACTTTGCAGACAGCTGCTTTCACAGCTTTCTCAGCCAATGGCCACGAAATTGGAGAATGGATCCTATGCTAAACCGGGTGGGTATGAGCTTTATTGTGTGGACCGCCAAGCTTTACTGGATGAATACAACAGAAAGCCCAACAAAGGAGTCAAGGTAAGAACTACAGATAAAACTGTCTATAACCCCAAATGACTTGGTGTTATGCATGTGCTCTGTGCCTTTCAAAATCTGAACACATgaaaatattgaaaaattatttCTTTGACTTACTGGGATAAGTAAAGTTATTGTTAAAAGTAGCTGTTGTTGAAGGTAAATGGGTTGGTACTAGTGCCCTGTGCGGGACTGTTTTTTAATCCGACTTCCGCCGAATTTCTGACCATTATCGCCTGCTCCCGTCTCTGTCACTCCGGCCCACACCCGCAGATACATTAACGGAGATACTGTATGAAGAAATAAGTTTATATGCATTAAATGTTCTATTCCAATAGAACaagaactaaataaataaaacaaattcaacaaaaaGCTCTGAACTTTGaatcataaataaatgtaaactgagCCCAAATCATATCTGCAAGTATCTGCACAGTTATTAAAACAAATAGCCAAATCTATACAGCAAatgtttaaataacacattattaTAAACAAATAAGAGCAGCTTAAAAACAGAAGAGAACCCTGAGCCttatttcaaagaaatacatttaaactagctgaacatcacaatttaatataatggctcagaacaaacatgaatatataacacaaaataaatgacatcagttacattctccatcctgccaaAAATCTTGGGACCCGCTGTCGATTTTTagccgcccgctcccgcccgtgGCAACCTTAAAACGCCCGCTCCCGCGAGATTTCCGTTGGGTTCCGCGGGACCCacaggatcccagtcccaatgcagggctctagtTGGTATTGTAGATCTGACCTTACAATTTTATTGCACTGCAGAGTATCAAAAAATAAGTGATAATATGTTCAGGACCTCCCGCAATTGGTAAGTTTCAGGCTGAATACGCAAAGGAATAAGGTCTGTATCTGTGTTGGTGAAATGgtgaaaaaaaacccataaaacTGTAAAGTATCAGTGTCTTACGCCTATTTGATCTTTTCATGTTCTGATGGGTTTTATAGACGGAAGAAGTCCTAGAGAACTTTCTAAAGGAAAAGCACGCAGAATCTACTTCAGTCATGCAGGCTGATAAGCAACTCACTGAGAAGGAGAAGAAAATCCACGGTAAGGTTTTATTGCAGCTATGTGGAACAAACGTCCGACTTGTTTTCACTGAGTACCTCAGTTAAATGTATATAATCATTAGTTACGGAAGATGTGTTCAGAAAAAAGTTACAAAGGAGAGGACACCATTTGCCCCATCAAGCTCACTTGGAgggaattaaattaataatttaaagtTGGCGGGACCTCGTGAAGAAtctagggttttagcttgcacaaCCTCTTCGGGCAGACTCTTCCATACTCTAATTACATGCTGTGAGAAGAAGTTCATTCTCAGATCCAAACAAAACTGTTCCCCCATTAATTTCTGACTGTGGCCACGAGTTTTTGgattaaaatttattttgaagTAACAGTGTGGATGAACAGCAtctagacctgttagaatcttatatacctggatcgtTTCATCCTTTAGTCTTCTTTGCTAAAGGCTAAACAAATTCAGCTCTGCCAACCTCTGTTCGCGAGACATCCCCCTATGGCCAGGAATTGTAGTCCTGCATTGGACCATTTCTAAAGCAGAAATGCCCTTTTTGAGGTAAGGTGACCCAAACAAAATTGCAATTTGAAACAAAGCCAGTAAACAGTAAACATTTGAAACCAGAGGAAAAGATTTACATTTGCGGTGTGAACATATTTATACTGCTGTTGAGCCATAAGTCTTCTTGTGAGAAAACCTGAAaatgtcatgccagatgcatgc
Protein-coding sequences here:
- the LOC125749187 gene encoding guanylate-binding protein 1-like isoform X16, whose translation is MESPMCLIENAGTLRVVPEALSYLMGVSQPVVVVAIVGLYRTGKSYLLNKLAGKQKGFALGATIQSKTKGIWMWCVPHPVKKDQTLVLLDTEGLGDVEKGDQKNDAWIFALSILLSSTLVYNSRGTIDNQAVENLQYVTELTERIKVKSPASTSSAEDDDDEADAQFVQFFPSFVWAVRDFTLLLEIDGKKVNDAEYLEHALALKKGRDRKTVDYNLPRECIRNYFPTRRCFVFETPAAPDKMAHLESIEESQLSPSFKAVSLMFCKYIYQESPVKRVKGGLPVTGRMLGHLAKTYVETIASGGVPCLENAVVALTQIENEAAVQEGLQVYRNGMKEVTFPVGMEEISKQHRHWDSQAIKAFSNRSFKDEKGEYMKKLLEAINEVYAALLAENEEASEELCRQLLSQLSQPMATKLENGSYAKPGGYELYCVDRQALLDEYNRKPNKGVKTEEVLENFLKEKHAESTSVMQADKQLTEKEKKIHG
- the LOC125749187 gene encoding guanylate-binding protein 1-like isoform X17 gives rise to the protein MESPMCLIENAGTLRVVPEALSYLMGVSQPVVVVAIVGLYRTGKSYLLNKLAGKQKGFALGATIQSKTKGIWMWCVPHPVKKDQTLVLLDTEGLGDVEKGDQKNDAWIFALSILLSSTLVYNSRGTIDNQAVENLQYVTELTERIKVKSPASTSSAEDDDDEADAQFVQFFPSFVWAVRDFTLLLEIDGKKVNDAEYLEHALALKKGRDRKTVDYNLPRECIRNYFPTRRCFVFETPAAPDKMAHLESIEESQLSPSFKAVSLMFCKYIYQESPVKRVKGGLPVTGRMLGHLAKTYVETIASGGVPCLENAVVALTQIENEAAVQEGLQVYRNGMKEVTFPVGMEEISKQHRHWDSQAIKAFSNRSFKDEKGEYMKKLLEAINEVYAALLAENEEASEELCRQLLSQLSQPMATKLENGSYAKPGGYELYCVDRQALLDEYNRKPNKGVKTEEVLENFLKEKHAESTSVMQADKQLTEKEKKIHEERERAALLAQQKKVEEEKRLEMEKTLEDERKSHEKALQMLREKMEDELACQKKETEMAIDCKLKEQRDLMEKGFKEKAEVMKQEIDNLKAEKDKEKEELTSLKLEQEKRRETQERQIAEQMLEEQSLRHQETVHHLKEKMKREAAEAQQEMELALQSKLQEQNVLMATGFKAKEAAMEEEIQRLQVGMNEAKQKREMDMMGTVKDVMTVISTGLDTYYGYKKTREQRKLLAQKHQMSKGVKTPRQDANPTKNQLGSSVQNKSAQGVSTPSQKDGSSGNLDASWETQATSQTEGPPIS
- the LOC125749187 gene encoding guanylate-binding protein 1-like isoform X4, which translates into the protein MESPMCLIENAGTLRVVPEALSYLMGVSQPVVVVAIVGLYRTGKSYLLNKLAGKQKGFALGATIQSKTKGIWMWCVPHPVKKDQTLVLLDTEGLGDVEKGDQKNDAWIFALSILLSSTLVYNSRGTIDNQAVENLQYVTELTERIKVKSPASTSSAEDDDDEADAQFVQFFPSFVWAVRDFTLLLEIDGKKVNDAEYLEHALALKKGRDRKTVDYNLPRECIRNYFPTRRCFVFETPAAPDKMAHLESIEESQLSPSFKAVSLMFCKYIYQESPVKRVKGGLPVTGRMLGHLAKTYVETIASGGVPCLENAVVALTQIENEAAVQEGLQVYRNGMKEVTFPVGMEEISKQHRHWDSQAIKAFSNRSFKDEKGEYMKKLLEAINEVYAALLAENEEASEELCRQLLSQLSQPMATKLENGSYAKPGGYELYCVDRQALLDEYNRKPNKGVKTEEVLENFLKEKHAESTSVMQADKQLTEKEKKIHEEELTSLKLEQEKRRETQERQIAEQMLEEQSLRHQETVHHLKEKMKREAAEAQQEMELALQSKLQEQNVLMATGFKAKEAAMEEEIQRLQVGMNEAKQKREMDMMGTVKDVMTVISTGLDTYYGYKKTREQRKLLAQKHQMSKGVKTPRQDANPTKNQLGSSVQNKSAQGVSTPSQKDGTSV
- the LOC125749187 gene encoding guanylate-binding protein 1-like isoform X3; translated protein: MESPMCLIENAGTLRVVPEALSYLMGVSQPVVVVAIVGLYRTGKSYLLNKLAGKQKGFALGATIQSKTKGIWMWCVPHPVKKDQTLVLLDTEGLGDVEKGDQKNDAWIFALSILLSSTLVYNSRGTIDNQAVENLQYVTELTERIKVKSPASTSSAEDDDDEADAQFVQFFPSFVWAVRDFTLLLEIDGKKVNDAEYLEHALALKKGRDRKTVDYNLPRECIRNYFPTRRCFVFETPAAPDKMAHLESIEESQLSPSFKAVSLMFCKYIYQESPVKRVKGGLPVTGRMLGHLAKTYVETIASGGVPCLENAVVALTQIENEAAVQEGLQVYRNGMKEVTFPVGMEEISKQHRHWDSQAIKAFSNRSFKDEKGEYMKKLLEAINEVYAALLAENEEASEELCRQLLSQLSQPMATKLENGSYAKPGGYELYCVDRQALLDEYNRKPNKGVKTEEVLENFLKEKHAESTSVMQADKQLTEKEKKIHEEELTSLKLEQEKRRETQERQIAEQMLEEQSLRHQETVHHLKEKMKREAAEAQQEMELALQSKLQEQNVLMATGFKAKEAAMEEEIQRLQVGMNEAKQKREMDMMGTVKDVMTVISTGLDTYYGYKKTREQRKLLAQKHQMSKGVKTPRQDANPTKNQLGSSVQNKSAQGVSTPSQKDGSSGNLDASWETQATSQTEGPPIS
- the LOC125749187 gene encoding guanylate-binding protein 1-like isoform X5 → MESPMCLIENAGTLRVVPEALSYLMGVSQPVVVVAIVGLYRTGKSYLLNKLAGKQKGFALGATIQSKTKGIWMWCVPHPVKKDQTLVLLDTEGLGDVEKGDQKNDAWIFALSILLSSTLVYNSRGTIDNQAVENLQYVTELTERIKVKSPASTSSAEDDDDEADAQFVQFFPSFVWAVRDFTLLLEIDGKKVNDAEYLEHALALKKGRDRKTVDYNLPRECIRNYFPTRRCFVFETPAAPDKMAHLESIEESQLSPSFKAVSLMFCKYIYQESPVKRVKGGLPVTGRMLGHLAKTYVETIASGGVPCLENAVVALTQIENEAAVQEGLQVYRNGMKEVTFPVGMEEISKQHRHWDSQAIKAFSNRSFKDEKGEYMKKLLEAINEVYAALLAENEEASEELCRQLLSQLSQPMATKLENGSYAKPGGYELYCVDRQALLDEYNRKPNKGVKTEEVLENFLKEKHAESTSVMQADKQLTEKEKKIHEEELTSLKLEQEKRRETQERQIAEQMLEEQSLRHQETVHHLKEKMKREAAEAQQEMELALQSKLQEQNVLMATGFKAKEAAMEEEIQRLQVGINEAKQKREMDMMGTVKDVMTVISTGLDTYYGYKKTREQRKLLAQKHQMSKGVKTPRQDANPTKNQSKSSVQNKSAQGVSTPSQKDGTSV
- the LOC125749187 gene encoding guanylate-binding protein 1-like isoform X15 gives rise to the protein MESPMCLIENAGTLRVVPEALSYLMGVSQPVVVVAIVGLYRTGKSYLLNKLAGKQKGFALGATIQSKTKGIWMWCVPHPVKKDQTLVLLDTEGLGDVEKGDQKNDAWIFALSILLSSTLVYNSRGTIDNQAVENLQYVTELTERIKVKSPASTSSAEDDDDEADAQFVQFFPSFVWAVRDFTLLLEIDGKKVNDAEYLEHALALKKGRDRKTVDYNLPRECIRNYFPTRRCFVFETPAAPDKMAHLESIEESQLSPSFKAVSLMFCKYIYQESPVKRVKGGLPVTGRMLGHLAKTYVETIASGGVPCLENAVVALTQIENEAAVQEGLQVYRNGMKEVTFPVGMEEISKQHRHWDSQAIKAFSNRSFKDEKGEYMKKLLEAINEVYAALLAENEEASEELCRQLLSQLSQPMATKLENGSYAKPGGYELYCVDRQALLDEYNRKPNKGVKAEKVLENFLKEKSTESTSVMQSDKQLTEKEKKINEEELRSLKLEQEKKRETQERQIAEQMLEEQRLRHQETVHHLKMMWFCWFHRTVTFSSHWDSSQPSVKQLG
- the LOC125749187 gene encoding guanylate-binding protein 1-like isoform X7, which gives rise to MESPMCLIENAGTLRVVPEALSYLMGVSQPVVVVAIVGLYRTGKSYLLNKLAGKQKGFALGATIQSKTKGIWMWCVPHPVKKDQTLVLLDTEGLGDVEKGDQKNDAWIFALSILLSSTLVYNSRGTIDNQAVENLQYVTELTERIKVKSPASTSSAEDDDDEADAQFVQFFPSFVWAVRDFTLLLEIDGKKVNDAEYLEHALALKKGRDRKTVDYNLPRECIRNYFPTRRCFVFETPAAPDKMAHLESIEESQLSPSFKAVSLMFCKYIYQESPVKRVKGGLPVTGRMLGHLAKTYVETIASGGVPCLENAVVALTQIENEAAVQEGLQVYRNGMKEVTFPVGMEEISKQHRHWDSQAIKAFSNRSFKDEKGEYMKKLLEAINEVYAALLAENEEASEELCRQLLSQLSQPMATKLENGSYAKPGGYELYCVDRQALLDEYNRKPNKGVKAEKVLENFLKEKSTESTSVMQSDKQLTEKEKKINEEELRSLKLEQEKRRETQERQIAEQMLEEQGLRHQETVHHLKEKMKREAAEAQQEMELALQSKLQEQNVLMATGFKAKEAAMEEEIQRLQVGINEAKQKREMDMMGTVKDVMTVISTGLDTYYGYKKTREQRKLLAQKHQMSKGVKTPRQDANPTKNQSKSSVQNKSAQGVSTPSQKDGTSV
- the LOC125749187 gene encoding guanylate-binding protein 1-like isoform X9, which encodes MESPMCLIENAGTLRVVPEALSYLMGVSQPVVVVAIVGLYRTGKSYLLNKLAGKQKGFALGATIQSKTKGIWMWCVPHPVKKDQTLVLLDTEGLGDVEKGDQKNDAWIFALSILLSSTLVYNSRGTIDNQAVENLQYVTELTERIKVKSPASTSSAEDDDDEADAQFVQFFPSFVWAVRDFTLLLEIDGKKVNDAEYLEHALALKKGRDRKTVDYNLPRECIRNYFPTRRCFVFETPAAPDKMAHLESIEESQLSPSFKAVSLMFCKYIYQESPVKRVKGGLPVTGRMLGHLAKTYVETIASGGVPCLENAVVALTQIENEAAVQEGLQVYRNGMKEVTFPVGMEEISKQHRHWDSQAIKAFSNRSFKDEKGEYMKKLLEAINEVYAALLAENEEASEELCRQLLSQLSQPMATKLENGSYAKPGGYELYCVDRQALLDEYNRKPNKGVKTEEVLENFLKEKHAESTSVMQADKQLTEKEKKIHEERERAALLAQQKKVEEEKRLEMEKTLEDERKSHEKALQMLREKMEDELACQKKETEMAIDCKLKEQRDLMEKGFKEKAEVMKQEIDNLKAEKDKESNSGNWFTNYLLPIADRALQAGSTILQFKLMKKSFKK
- the LOC125749187 gene encoding guanylate-binding protein 1-like isoform X10; translated protein: MWCVPHPVKKDQTLVLLDTEGLGDVEKGDQKNDAWIFALSILLSSTLVYNSRGTIDNQAVENLQYVTELTERIKVKSPASTSSAEDDDDEADAQFVQFFPSFVWAVRDFTLLLEIDGKKVNDAEYLEHALALKKGRDRKTVDYNLPRECIRNYFPTRRCFVFETPAAPDKMAHLESIEESQLSPSFKAVSLMFCKYIYQESPVKRVKGGLPVTGRMLGHLAKTYVETIASGGVPCLENAVVALTQIENEAAVQEGLQVYRNGMKEVTFPVGMEEISKQHRHWDSQAIKAFSNRSFKDEKGEYMKKLLEAINEVYAALLAENEEASEELCRQLLSQLSQPMATKLENGSYAKPGGYELYCVDRQALLDEYNRKPNKGVKTEEVLENFLKEKHAESTSVMQADKQLTEKEKKIHEEELTSLKLEQEKRRETQERQIAEQMLEEQSLRHQETVHHLKEKMKREAAEAQQEMELALQSKLQEQNVLMATGFKAKEAAMEEEIQRLQVGMNEAKQKREMDMMGTVKDVMTVISTGLDTYYGYKKTREQRKLLAQKHQMSKGVKTPRQDANPTKNQLGSSVQNKSAQGVSTPSQKDGSSGNLDASWETQATSQTEGPPIS